In one window of Lacticaseibacillus casei DSM 20011 = JCM 1134 = ATCC 393 DNA:
- the coaE gene encoding dephospho-CoA kinase (Dephospho-CoA kinase (CoaE) performs the final step in coenzyme A biosynthesis.) produces the protein MTYLLGLTGGIASGKSTVSRVFKAAGYPVVDADVIARRIVEPGRPALARIVQAFGPQVLREDGKLNRAKLGEIVFSQPRRLEALNQINRPYLRAAINQALAQAKAGGAAIVVGDIPLLYEADYADAFDGVAVVTVDPKVQLDRLMARDGLTEAEAKERIASQIPLAKKAAMADFVIDNNGRPEATIAQAKALIRQLQHLS, from the coding sequence ATGACCTATTTATTGGGTTTGACAGGCGGTATTGCGTCAGGAAAATCAACGGTGAGTCGAGTCTTTAAAGCAGCTGGCTATCCAGTCGTAGATGCCGATGTGATTGCGCGCCGGATTGTCGAACCCGGTCGGCCTGCACTCGCCCGTATTGTACAGGCATTTGGGCCACAAGTACTGCGCGAGGACGGTAAACTCAACCGTGCCAAGCTCGGTGAGATTGTCTTTTCCCAACCGCGGCGTTTGGAGGCGCTGAATCAAATTAATCGACCGTACCTGCGCGCGGCGATTAATCAAGCGTTAGCACAGGCAAAAGCCGGCGGTGCTGCGATTGTGGTTGGCGACATTCCGCTTCTTTACGAAGCCGATTATGCCGATGCATTCGATGGTGTTGCCGTGGTAACCGTTGATCCCAAGGTTCAGTTGGACCGGTTGATGGCCCGTGATGGTCTGACAGAAGCCGAAGCCAAGGAGCGGATAGCATCACAGATACCTTTGGCGAAAAAAGCGGCTATGGCTGATTTTGTTATTGATAATAATGGGCGACCGGAAGCAACCATCGCCCAGGCAAAAGCCTTGATCCGCCAGTTGCAGCACCTATCATAA
- the polA gene encoding DNA polymerase I, with amino-acid sequence MTSQTKLLLIDGNSIAFRAFFALYNQLDRFTNQDGLHTNAIYAFNNMLEIVLKSVQPDAALVAFDAGKTTFRTAKYADYKSGRAKTPSELLEQLPYIKELLDDMGIQHYELKDYEADDIIGTMAKRADDAGWQTTIVTGDRDLTQLTTDQTTVQVTVKGVNELEAYTPEHVKEKLGITPTQIIDLKGLMGDTSDNYPGVTKVGEKTALKLLKQYGSIDNLYANIDGMKTSKLKENLINDKDKAYLSKQLATIDRDAPVTVDLADVTYSGPDLAKLREFYTKMNMNSLLKKIGGDVAKPTQPVHFSVLDDKSILALTKITEPITFEIEMLDDNYHIADQIGFFIGTKDETYVSTDVSLLTIPEVTKWLGDSKRDLTVFDGKRNIVAAHRLGLELPDIAFDVLLASYLINPDENSNDLGKIAEDHDYHDLPRDEDVYGKGAKRQVPEDEKLFAQFARKSMALFALRPDLTEDLAKQEQTDLFTDMEMPLARVLAEMEIQGITLDAQTLKDMGTEFSQSIKVLEEKIYGEAGVKFNLNSPKQLGEILFEKLNLPVIKKTKTGYSTSVDVLNELKSASPIVQDILDYRGWAKLNSTYVVGLLKAQMPDHKIHTRYLQTLTQTGRLSSVDPNMQNIPARDEGKIIRKAFVPSHPDWQIFSSDYSQIELRVLSHISGDENMQQAFKNGVDIHANTAMKIFGLDSPDQVTPDMRRQAKATNFGIVYGISDYGLAQNIGISRKQAKAFIDGYFEQYPKVHDYMANMVKKAREDGYVETLFHRRRYLPQIHSRNFNLRKFAERTAMNTPIQGSAADIIKVAMIRMQKALTDAHLQAKMLLQVHDELIFEAPTAEMEQLGKLVPKIMDSAVQLDVPLKVDSHYGPTWFDAK; translated from the coding sequence ATGACGAGTCAAACTAAATTATTGCTGATTGACGGCAACTCGATTGCGTTTCGCGCTTTTTTTGCCTTATACAATCAGCTCGATCGGTTCACCAATCAGGATGGGCTGCATACGAATGCGATCTATGCGTTCAATAACATGCTGGAAATTGTTTTGAAGTCTGTTCAACCGGACGCGGCATTGGTGGCATTTGACGCCGGTAAGACCACGTTCCGCACCGCGAAGTACGCTGATTATAAAAGTGGCCGGGCCAAGACACCAAGCGAGTTATTGGAACAGTTGCCGTACATCAAAGAATTGCTTGACGATATGGGCATTCAGCATTATGAATTAAAAGATTACGAAGCTGACGACATCATCGGAACCATGGCGAAGCGGGCAGATGACGCTGGCTGGCAAACGACGATCGTGACCGGTGATCGAGACTTGACCCAATTGACCACCGACCAGACGACAGTGCAGGTGACTGTCAAAGGCGTCAATGAACTTGAAGCGTATACGCCGGAGCATGTTAAAGAAAAGCTGGGGATTACGCCGACACAAATCATCGACCTGAAAGGCTTAATGGGTGACACATCTGACAATTATCCTGGGGTTACCAAAGTCGGCGAAAAAACCGCGTTGAAATTGCTGAAGCAGTATGGCAGCATTGATAACCTTTATGCGAATATTGACGGGATGAAAACATCCAAGTTGAAAGAGAACCTGATCAATGATAAGGATAAAGCCTATCTCAGTAAGCAACTCGCCACGATTGATCGCGATGCTCCCGTCACAGTCGACTTGGCGGATGTCACTTATTCTGGACCTGACTTAGCCAAACTGCGGGAATTTTATACCAAGATGAACATGAACTCGTTACTGAAAAAGATCGGCGGGGACGTGGCTAAACCTACGCAGCCGGTTCATTTTTCGGTGCTGGATGATAAGTCCATTTTGGCCCTGACGAAAATCACGGAACCAATCACTTTTGAAATCGAAATGTTGGACGACAATTATCATATTGCCGACCAGATTGGTTTTTTTATTGGCACGAAAGACGAAACGTATGTCAGCACGGACGTTTCCTTGCTGACGATTCCCGAAGTGACCAAATGGCTAGGTGATTCGAAGCGGGATTTGACGGTGTTCGATGGCAAGCGCAACATTGTGGCTGCCCATCGCTTGGGATTAGAGTTACCGGACATCGCGTTTGACGTTTTACTGGCTTCATACTTGATCAATCCGGACGAAAATAGCAATGATTTAGGCAAAATCGCCGAAGACCATGATTATCACGACCTGCCGCGGGATGAAGATGTTTATGGCAAAGGAGCCAAGCGCCAAGTACCAGAAGATGAAAAGCTATTTGCCCAATTTGCCCGCAAGTCAATGGCACTTTTTGCGTTACGTCCCGACTTAACCGAAGATCTGGCTAAACAGGAACAGACCGATCTTTTCACGGACATGGAAATGCCATTGGCGCGCGTGTTGGCAGAGATGGAAATTCAGGGAATCACGCTTGATGCCCAGACCTTAAAAGATATGGGTACAGAGTTTTCACAAAGCATCAAGGTGCTGGAAGAAAAGATTTATGGTGAGGCTGGCGTTAAGTTCAATCTGAATTCGCCAAAGCAACTGGGCGAGATCTTATTTGAAAAGCTGAATCTGCCGGTCATCAAGAAGACCAAGACAGGTTATTCTACCAGTGTCGATGTCTTAAACGAGCTAAAGTCTGCCAGTCCGATTGTTCAGGATATTCTGGATTATCGCGGGTGGGCTAAGTTGAATTCGACGTATGTTGTGGGGTTACTGAAGGCGCAAATGCCGGATCACAAGATTCATACCCGTTACTTGCAGACGTTAACCCAGACCGGCCGCTTAAGCTCCGTTGATCCGAATATGCAAAACATTCCAGCGCGAGACGAAGGCAAAATCATTCGGAAGGCGTTTGTGCCGTCCCATCCTGATTGGCAGATTTTTAGTTCGGACTATTCGCAAATCGAATTACGCGTGTTGTCACATATTTCCGGTGACGAAAATATGCAACAAGCCTTTAAAAATGGCGTCGATATTCATGCCAACACAGCGATGAAGATTTTTGGCTTGGATTCACCGGATCAAGTCACGCCGGATATGCGACGGCAAGCCAAGGCAACTAATTTTGGAATTGTTTATGGTATTAGCGACTATGGCCTGGCACAGAATATCGGAATTTCGCGTAAGCAAGCCAAAGCTTTCATTGATGGCTATTTCGAGCAGTATCCCAAGGTTCATGATTACATGGCCAATATGGTTAAAAAGGCGCGCGAAGACGGTTACGTCGAGACGTTGTTCCATCGGCGCCGCTATTTGCCGCAAATTCATTCACGTAACTTTAATTTACGTAAGTTTGCTGAGCGCACCGCGATGAACACGCCGATCCAAGGCAGTGCAGCGGACATTATCAAAGTTGCGATGATTCGCATGCAGAAAGCGTTAACCGATGCCCATCTGCAAGCCAAAATGCTGTTGCAGGTGCACGATGAACTCATTTTTGAAGCTCCTACCGCAGAAATGGAGCAACTTGGTAAACTTGTGCCTAAGATTATGGATTCTGCCGTGCAACTGGACGTGCCGTTGAAAGTCGATAGCCATTACGGCCCGACTTGGTTTGATGCGAAATAA
- a CDS encoding replication initiation and membrane attachment family protein, with translation MQRPDTFMPQAGFVLTKAGYFSDFDEKIAISLYQPLVGPIAMALYLSLWQEVKDRALVTDRRPQLWLLDLLDIDIDQLFVARVKLEAVGLLRTYTQVDSLGRYYAYELYPPVQPDAFFKDDLMGLLLYDKVGEKRYDELVAQFSLKPVRRPEWQEITANFLDVFRFDHNLSGEPDAVVAAKKAMAQNQPQLPRLGNGEGYDWELLQSLLANSNIQSGQLAKHQEALYQIAGFYGIQPPDFARLISRATDVMTGKIDLNALRRLAEQSYTRQQPQTKAQPVATKPPKVASADEALLKRAKSMPPRQFLTAAKQAKNDRMYPANNELRAVQSLSERNVFDAPTINILIDYILRTNDSINQALMDAIANSWLKANVTSPEAALQQIHTFEEQKATGKKRYQAQTKGVRQEKLPDWAKEGYQPKKKKVSEADRQTLAAQLEKLRQLGDKGGTN, from the coding sequence ATGCAGCGTCCGGATACGTTTATGCCCCAAGCAGGCTTTGTGTTGACCAAGGCTGGTTATTTTAGCGACTTTGATGAAAAGATCGCTATCTCGCTTTATCAACCGCTCGTGGGGCCGATTGCCATGGCGCTTTATCTAAGTCTATGGCAGGAGGTCAAAGACCGCGCTTTGGTGACGGATCGGCGCCCGCAACTCTGGCTGTTGGATTTGTTGGATATCGACATCGATCAACTCTTTGTGGCTCGCGTCAAACTGGAAGCAGTCGGCTTATTGCGAACTTATACGCAAGTCGATTCCCTAGGACGCTATTACGCTTATGAACTTTACCCGCCAGTGCAGCCAGATGCCTTTTTTAAAGATGATTTGATGGGCCTGTTGCTTTATGACAAAGTTGGTGAAAAACGGTATGACGAACTGGTTGCTCAGTTCAGTCTGAAACCAGTTCGCCGCCCGGAATGGCAGGAAATCACAGCAAACTTTTTGGACGTGTTTCGCTTTGACCACAACTTAAGTGGGGAACCGGATGCGGTGGTTGCCGCTAAAAAGGCAATGGCTCAAAATCAGCCTCAGTTACCGCGGCTTGGTAATGGCGAAGGCTATGACTGGGAACTTCTGCAGTCGCTGTTAGCCAACAGCAACATTCAGTCGGGTCAATTAGCTAAGCACCAAGAGGCACTGTATCAAATTGCAGGGTTTTACGGGATTCAACCACCTGACTTTGCGCGGCTGATCAGTCGGGCGACCGATGTGATGACTGGCAAAATCGACTTGAACGCGTTGCGGCGGCTGGCCGAGCAAAGTTATACCCGCCAGCAGCCGCAAACCAAGGCGCAGCCAGTAGCAACCAAACCGCCAAAAGTGGCTAGTGCTGACGAAGCGCTGCTGAAACGGGCCAAAAGCATGCCACCGCGTCAGTTTTTAACCGCGGCCAAACAGGCTAAGAATGACCGGATGTATCCGGCCAATAATGAATTGCGCGCGGTGCAGAGCCTCAGTGAACGCAACGTTTTTGATGCCCCTACCATTAATATTTTGATTGATTATATTCTCCGAACGAATGACAGTATCAATCAAGCCTTGATGGATGCCATTGCCAACAGCTGGTTGAAGGCCAATGTGACGAGCCCGGAAGCAGCGTTGCAGCAGATTCATACGTTTGAAGAGCAAAAAGCCACTGGGAAGAAACGTTATCAAGCCCAAACCAAAGGCGTGCGGCAGGAAAAGCTGCCAGATTGGGCTAAGGAAGGCTATCAACCCAAGAAGAAAAAAGTCAGCGAGGCAGATCGCCAGACGTTGGCTGCTCAACTGGAAAAGTTACGGCAACTCGGTGATAAGGGAGGGACAAACTAA
- a CDS encoding enhanced serine sensitivity protein SseB C-terminal domain-containing protein, whose amino-acid sequence MTNEPQVQNPQLIHLMRLLRTDQNDDTQAAFYAGLKSAKFMLPVGTARTGDPTVVMLTDDNGHDYLPIFTDQANFAKSPDHDHFAVATIADCANFLYEDRDIFGVVINPYDENMVLSRANLFYVAKPDQAKHGEAVRISEPPRESADLVEQLQEYLPKMPTVHAAYLVTMMRADDAQSLLLVVDADKDADLHTLVGFAEAYLPETQQFHVSPTDNELGRYVSGEFSPFYQR is encoded by the coding sequence ATGACCAATGAGCCACAAGTTCAAAATCCCCAGTTGATTCATTTGATGCGGCTTTTAAGAACGGATCAAAATGATGACACGCAAGCGGCTTTTTATGCTGGCTTGAAAAGTGCCAAGTTTATGTTACCAGTCGGAACGGCACGCACAGGGGACCCCACCGTGGTGATGCTCACCGATGACAATGGGCATGACTATTTACCGATTTTTACGGATCAGGCAAACTTTGCCAAAAGTCCGGATCACGATCATTTTGCGGTTGCGACCATTGCTGATTGTGCCAATTTCCTATATGAGGATCGCGATATTTTCGGGGTGGTTATTAATCCATACGACGAAAACATGGTATTGTCTCGGGCCAATTTGTTTTATGTGGCTAAACCGGATCAAGCTAAGCACGGCGAGGCGGTTCGAATTAGCGAGCCACCTCGCGAAAGCGCTGATCTTGTTGAGCAGTTGCAGGAATACCTGCCAAAAATGCCAACCGTGCACGCTGCTTATCTCGTCACCATGATGCGTGCAGATGACGCACAGAGTTTGCTACTGGTTGTCGATGCTGACAAAGACGCCGATTTACACACACTGGTTGGGTTTGCGGAAGCCTATTTACCGGAAACCCAGCAATTTCATGTCAGCCCAACCGACAATGAACTAGGCAGATATGTCAGTGGTGAGTTTTCGCCTTTTTATCAGCGATGA
- the mutM gene encoding DNA-formamidopyrimidine glycosylase, producing the protein MPELPEVETVRRSLLPLIKNKRITAISTNWAKILINGLPTFQKEVVGAAVTTIDRRGKYLLIRLNNGETIVSHLRMEGRYYVVSDDHTPFDKHDHVTFTFQDGSQLRYRDLRKFGRMRLIHTGQEQSVPALAKLGPEPTPATFDEAAFAQKLKRHHKAIKSVLLDQTVVAGIGNIYADEVLWLSRLNPLQPADTLTKKEIHTLHDNIIKELDAAIVAGGTSAHTYVDAKGNRGSFQDALHVYDREGTPCDRCGTLIVKIKVGQRGTHYCPHCQPLHQRRRPA; encoded by the coding sequence ATGCCAGAGTTACCTGAAGTCGAAACGGTTCGCCGTTCATTGTTGCCACTTATCAAAAACAAACGGATCACCGCCATTAGTACGAATTGGGCGAAAATTCTGATTAATGGCTTGCCGACTTTTCAAAAAGAGGTCGTGGGCGCTGCTGTCACCACGATCGATCGCCGGGGAAAATACCTGTTGATTCGGCTGAACAACGGTGAAACCATTGTCAGCCATTTACGCATGGAAGGTCGCTATTACGTCGTTAGCGATGACCATACGCCATTTGACAAGCACGATCATGTGACTTTTACGTTCCAGGATGGAAGCCAACTGCGCTACCGGGATTTACGCAAGTTTGGCCGCATGCGCTTGATTCATACTGGTCAGGAACAATCGGTGCCGGCGTTGGCAAAATTAGGTCCGGAGCCGACCCCTGCGACGTTTGACGAGGCGGCGTTTGCCCAAAAACTAAAACGCCATCATAAAGCGATCAAATCGGTTTTACTGGATCAGACCGTTGTTGCCGGTATCGGCAATATTTATGCCGACGAAGTTTTATGGTTGAGTCGCTTGAATCCTCTGCAGCCAGCTGATACGCTGACAAAAAAAGAAATCCACACCTTACATGACAATATTATCAAGGAGTTAGATGCGGCCATTGTTGCTGGTGGCACCAGTGCGCATACCTACGTTGATGCAAAAGGTAACCGCGGCTCTTTTCAAGATGCCTTACATGTTTACGATCGGGAAGGGACGCCTTGTGATCGCTGCGGCACACTCATTGTTAAAATCAAAGTCGGCCAACGCGGCACTCATTATTGTCCTCATTGCCAACCCTTGCATCAAAGGAGGCGTCCGGCATGA
- a CDS encoding histidine phosphatase family protein gives MTTIDLIRHAESDTTVHDDFSRPLTQKGYRQSQQLAHNLRLIPYSAIFSSPFKRAVDTVVPIAHDHGLPVQTNDRLIERKMPSWVSDFPGYVAHQWRDLTFFESPGESILQVQRRYLSFLFSLPPTSFVAIGSHGTAISSVIESAMPGKGGDFFKNLPYAAVTRLEVSDHQIVRLASLSENFRTFISLE, from the coding sequence ATGACAACAATTGATCTGATAAGACATGCTGAATCTGACACGACAGTCCATGATGATTTTTCTCGACCGCTTACACAAAAGGGATATCGTCAAAGTCAGCAATTAGCTCACAATTTACGACTGATACCTTACAGCGCAATTTTTTCAAGCCCATTTAAACGTGCAGTCGATACAGTTGTCCCCATCGCGCACGATCATGGTTTGCCTGTTCAAACTAATGACAGACTTATTGAGCGAAAAATGCCTTCTTGGGTATCCGACTTTCCTGGATACGTTGCTCATCAATGGCGTGACCTGACATTCTTTGAAAGCCCTGGCGAGTCCATTCTTCAGGTTCAAAGACGTTATCTTTCTTTTCTGTTTAGTCTGCCACCCACTTCATTCGTTGCAATAGGCAGCCATGGGACAGCAATAAGCAGTGTCATTGAGTCTGCAATGCCTGGTAAGGGTGGTGATTTTTTCAAAAACTTACCCTACGCAGCCGTGACTCGGCTTGAAGTCTCCGATCATCAAATCGTCCGTCTCGCTTCTTTGTCGGAAAATTTCAGAACATTCATTTCGCTAGAATAG
- the dnaI gene encoding primosomal protein DnaI: MEDMRKRLAMLMDSRQWRERYFKMVKAALQHPDVQTFLKQHEAELADDAIDRGTAKIYEFVSERNKIARGELPLAPGYQPTLVVANGLIDVAYEPTDAKLAADEEAKQASLVTSVNMPKDIHDASLTSYDPTDERVDALLAANRFVLAVVADPKTFHQGLYLSGPFGVGKTYLLGAIANDLASKGGIATTLIHVPTFVVEMKSAIGSNTVLKKIDSVKRAQVLMLDDIGAESISPWVRDDVLGIILQYRMQEKMPTLFSSNKSMADLTESLAGTDRGNSEMLKAQRIMERIRFLAKEVTVGGENRRNPLAN, encoded by the coding sequence ATGGAAGATATGCGCAAACGCTTGGCAATGTTAATGGACTCTCGACAGTGGCGGGAGCGGTATTTCAAAATGGTCAAGGCAGCCTTGCAGCATCCTGATGTCCAGACCTTCCTTAAGCAACACGAAGCTGAATTAGCCGATGATGCGATTGATCGCGGCACGGCCAAAATCTATGAATTCGTCAGTGAACGTAACAAGATTGCGCGCGGTGAATTACCATTGGCACCCGGCTATCAACCCACGTTAGTCGTTGCCAACGGGCTGATCGATGTCGCTTATGAGCCGACAGATGCAAAGCTTGCGGCTGACGAAGAGGCCAAGCAGGCGTCGCTAGTGACTTCAGTTAATATGCCTAAAGATATTCACGATGCAAGTCTAACGAGTTATGATCCGACTGATGAGCGAGTGGATGCGCTTTTGGCTGCAAATCGGTTTGTCTTGGCAGTGGTCGCCGATCCCAAAACATTTCATCAAGGCTTGTATCTAAGCGGTCCATTTGGCGTCGGTAAAACTTATTTGCTAGGTGCCATTGCCAATGATCTTGCCAGCAAAGGCGGCATTGCCACGACGCTGATTCATGTCCCGACCTTTGTTGTTGAAATGAAAAGTGCCATTGGCAGCAACACGGTGTTGAAAAAAATCGATAGTGTCAAACGTGCGCAAGTGCTGATGCTTGATGATATTGGCGCCGAAAGTATCAGTCCCTGGGTGCGGGATGATGTGCTTGGCATCATTTTGCAATACCGCATGCAGGAAAAAATGCCGACGCTGTTCAGTTCCAACAAAAGCATGGCCGATTTAACCGAATCTTTGGCCGGGACTGACCGCGGTAATTCCGAAATGCTAAAAGCCCAACGCATTATGGAACGGATCCGTTTTCTGGCTAAAGAAGTGACGGTAGGCGGAGAAAATCGCCGCAATCCGCTGGCCAATTGA
- the nrdR gene encoding transcriptional regulator NrdR, translated as MQCPHCHHNSSRVVDSRPTDGGRAIRRRRECENCGFRFTTFERVEQTPLLVIKKNGTREEFNREKILKGLIRAAEKRPVTMEQMQGIVDSVENQLRAIGENEVSSQAIGEYVMSKLADVDDVAYIRFASVYRQFKDMSVFMQELQDMMKKEKTKK; from the coding sequence GTGCAATGTCCCCATTGCCATCATAATAGTTCGCGGGTCGTTGATTCGCGTCCCACAGACGGCGGTCGGGCGATCCGACGCCGGCGCGAATGCGAGAATTGCGGGTTTCGCTTCACGACTTTTGAACGAGTCGAGCAAACCCCGTTATTGGTAATTAAGAAAAACGGTACCAGAGAAGAGTTCAATCGTGAGAAGATTCTGAAAGGACTGATCCGGGCGGCAGAAAAACGACCGGTCACCATGGAGCAGATGCAAGGGATCGTTGATTCGGTTGAAAACCAATTGCGTGCGATTGGTGAAAATGAAGTTTCCAGTCAAGCCATTGGCGAGTATGTCATGTCCAAGCTAGCAGATGTTGACGACGTGGCTTATATTCGCTTCGCCAGTGTTTATCGGCAATTCAAAGATATGTCCGTCTTCATGCAAGAGCTTCAGGATATGATGAAGAAGGAAAAGACCAAGAAATAG
- the thrS gene encoding threonine--tRNA ligase → MALDITFPDGNVKRFPDGTTVKAITEGISNSLAKKAVAGKLDGELIAYDEPIAHSGKLQIMTKDDAEGLTVLRQTAAFVLAAALKALYPDIHFGQGQATEDGFYYDTDRADGQVSVDDLPTVQKKMEEIIKANAALEPVVLSRADAFARFKNDPFKKQLVEAAGDPIKGYKLGDFVDFEEKVLLPSLKDLKHFKLLSVAGAYWQGKSSNPMLQRIYGTAYWSEKGLEDDAKRRQEAAEHDHRVIGRDLDLFFVDPKVGAGLPYWMPNGATIRRVIERYIIDKEIADGYEHVYTPVLANLDLYKTSGHWDHYREDMFPPMDMGDGEMLELRPMNCPSHIQIYNHHIRSYRELPLRIAELGMMHRYEKSGALSGLQRVREMTLNDGHTFVALDQVQEEFKKILRLIMDVYEDFNITDYSFRLSYRDPKNTEKYFDDDEMWTRSQSMLKGAMDDLHLDYYEAEGEAAFYGPKLDIQTKTALGNDETMSTIQLDFMLPERFNLTYVGKDGEEHRPVMIHRGIVGTMERFIAYLTEIYKGAFPTWLAPTQAVLIPVNNDLHLDYVNRIKRQMLAAGLRVKVDDRNEKMGYKIREAQTKKIPYTVVVGDKELNDAAVSVRRYGDEHTEEEAGNMFIDAMVAEVKNYSRDGKSKPTEAKKVLGDK, encoded by the coding sequence ATGGCATTAGATATTACGTTTCCAGATGGCAATGTTAAACGATTTCCAGATGGTACAACGGTGAAAGCTATTACAGAAGGCATTAGTAACAGTTTGGCGAAAAAGGCGGTTGCCGGTAAGTTGGATGGCGAGTTGATCGCTTATGACGAACCGATTGCTCATTCTGGCAAACTGCAGATTATGACCAAGGATGATGCCGAGGGGCTGACGGTTCTCCGGCAAACGGCAGCGTTTGTTTTGGCTGCAGCACTCAAAGCTTTGTATCCTGATATTCATTTTGGTCAGGGTCAGGCGACCGAGGATGGCTTCTATTACGATACCGATCGGGCAGATGGCCAGGTGAGTGTCGATGATTTGCCAACGGTTCAAAAGAAAATGGAAGAAATCATTAAGGCCAACGCTGCTTTGGAACCAGTTGTTCTCAGTCGTGCCGATGCTTTTGCCCGCTTCAAGAACGATCCTTTCAAGAAGCAATTGGTCGAAGCTGCTGGCGATCCGATTAAGGGTTACAAGCTCGGTGACTTTGTTGATTTTGAAGAAAAGGTCCTGCTACCAAGCCTCAAGGATCTGAAGCATTTCAAACTGCTGTCAGTTGCCGGCGCTTACTGGCAAGGCAAGAGCAGCAATCCGATGCTCCAGCGGATTTACGGGACGGCTTATTGGAGTGAAAAAGGTCTCGAAGATGATGCTAAACGCCGTCAGGAAGCCGCTGAACATGATCACCGGGTTATCGGCCGCGACTTGGATCTTTTCTTCGTCGATCCTAAAGTCGGTGCCGGGTTACCTTACTGGATGCCAAATGGAGCAACAATCCGGCGGGTGATCGAACGGTATATTATCGACAAGGAAATCGCAGACGGCTATGAACACGTTTATACGCCAGTACTTGCCAACCTTGACTTATACAAGACATCCGGTCACTGGGATCACTACCGCGAAGACATGTTCCCGCCAATGGACATGGGCGATGGTGAAATGCTTGAATTGCGGCCGATGAACTGCCCGAGCCACATTCAGATCTACAACCATCATATTCGCTCCTATCGCGAATTACCGCTGCGCATTGCTGAATTGGGCATGATGCACCGCTATGAAAAGTCCGGCGCACTGTCCGGCTTGCAGCGTGTTCGGGAAATGACGTTAAATGACGGTCACACCTTTGTTGCCTTGGATCAGGTTCAAGAAGAATTCAAAAAGATTCTGCGTCTGATCATGGACGTTTACGAAGACTTCAACATTACCGATTACAGCTTCCGGCTTTCATATCGTGATCCCAAGAATACCGAAAAGTATTTTGATGACGATGAAATGTGGACCCGCAGCCAGAGCATGCTTAAAGGCGCGATGGATGATCTGCATCTTGATTACTACGAAGCTGAAGGTGAAGCTGCCTTTTATGGGCCAAAGCTGGATATCCAGACCAAGACGGCCTTGGGTAATGACGAAACGATGTCAACCATCCAGTTGGACTTCATGTTGCCAGAACGCTTCAACCTGACCTATGTTGGCAAAGATGGTGAAGAACATCGGCCAGTCATGATTCATCGTGGCATTGTCGGCACGATGGAGCGCTTCATCGCTTATCTGACCGAAATCTACAAGGGTGCCTTCCCGACCTGGTTAGCCCCGACACAGGCTGTTTTGATTCCGGTTAACAATGATCTGCACTTAGACTATGTCAACCGCATCAAGCGCCAGATGTTGGCCGCTGGCTTGCGGGTCAAAGTCGATGATCGGAATGAAAAGATGGGCTACAAGATCCGCGAAGCCCAGACTAAGAAGATCCCGTATACGGTTGTCGTTGGTGATAAGGAACTCAACGATGCTGCCGTTTCGGTTCGGCGTTACGGTGATGAGCATACCGAAGAAGAAGCCGGTAACATGTTCATTGACGCGATGGTCGCCGAAGTCAAGAACTACAGTCGCGATGGCAAGTCCAAGCCTACCGAGGCGAAGAAAGTTTTAGGCGATAAATAG